The DNA sequence CTTTATCATCTCGCAGTCGATCCCCGGTCTTGAGGGCATCTACGGCGAAACCGACCGCCGCGCGCTGCAGGCCGGTGCGGGTGTACAGATCTACATGACCCCGCAAGATGATCGCACTGCCGACGTGCTGTCCGCAGCCCTCGGCAAACGCACGATCGTGGGCAAGACCAGATCACAGGCAACCGTGCGCAAGCTCTCGGAAAGCGCAAATATCAGCCGTCGCTCGGAAGAACGGGCGCTGGTATCCCCCGCTGAATTGCTGCGTTTCCCGCTCGACAAAGTCCTTGTCCTGCCCGAGGGGCAATATCCCATCAAGGCGGATCACATCCGCTACTATGCGGACCGGCATTTTGAGGAGATCGACAAAGCACGGCAAGGGCATGCCTTGCCCTATCCTCCTGCTGCAGCGCCAGTCTCGAACAGGCCGAAGAAAATCACCCTCGAGCAACCAGAACCCGCAGCACCCGCGGCGATCTCCATGGGCGACAAGGAATTCGAGACTGCGGTCCAGACCTATACAGGCGCGCTACAGGGATACGCAGAAGCCGCCAGGGCAAAGCCAAAGAAAACACGATCTGGTCGTAGGCAACGGAGCTCAGGCTTGGCCGGAACTAGTACAGCCTGACCACTTCTAAATCATTAAACAAATAGAAACCAAGGCTTAAGAAGCGCTTACGATCCTAGTCTGGGCTTAGGTAGTGGATTAAGGTGATGGGGTGGCCGATGGCCGAATGCTTGGAGAAGGGCTGACGCTTGGCTTCGCCCAAGGCTCCGAGTTATTCTTTTTGGCAGTGTAAACAGCTTTGCGCATTTATTTTCAAAGCGTTGCACATTCTGCCGCGAGAGTTAGTGTGACATCATTTCCGAACATATGACCTATGGGGGAACTTTTGCGGATTGTCGACAACACAACCACGCTGCTGGGAGATGATCTGAAAAGCGAGCTGTCCGGCGCGTCGAAATTTCGGGTCGCCGCCGCGTGCTTCTCTATTTACGCATTCGATGCCCTGAAAACGGAATTGAGTGAACTAAAAGAGTTCGAGTTCATTTTTACCACACCGACGTTTACCCCAAACGGTGCGATCGACCGCATCAAGAAGGAGAAGCGTGAGTTTTTCATTCCCAAAGGGCGAGCGGCAGAAACGCTTTCAGGCAGCGAGTTTGAGATTCAGCTTCGGAACAAGATGACTCAACGGGCGGTCGCGCGGGAATGTGCCGACTGGATCCGCAAAAAGGCGCGCTTCAAGTCGAACGTCACATCAGCACCGATGCAGCAGTTCGGACATGTGCAGCGGTCCGAGACCGGTGCGGCCTATATGCCGCTGTCAGGGTTTACCGCTGTTGACCTCGGGTATCAGCGCGGGGATGCGGTCTCAAGCTACACACAGGTCATGGATGAGCCCCAGTTTGCGCAGACCTACCTGAACCTCTTTGACCAGATCTGGAATGATGAGGAAAAGCTGCGAGATGTCACGGCCGAAGTCCTTGAGCACATCGAGTCCGTGTACCAGGAGAATCCTGCCGAACGGGTCTACTTCATGATTCTGTTCAACCTGTTCAGCGACTTCCTGAGCGAGATCGATGAGGACGTTCTGCCTAAGGATCGAACCGGTTATCTTGAAAGTCTTGTTTGGCAGAAGCTCTTCAATTTCCAGCGAGATGCCGCCGTCGGCGTTATCAACAAGCTGGAAACTTATAACGGGTGCATTCTGGCCGACAGTGTGGGGCTGGGCAAAACCTTCACGGCTCTGGCGGTGGTGAAGTATTACGAACTGCGCAACAAGGACGTTCTGGTCCTGTGCCCGAAAAAGCTAGCAGACAACTGGCGCAACTATAATGCAAACCTGACCACCAACATTTTCGCCAAGGACCGGTTTCGATACGACGTGTTGTGCCATACGGACCTTTCACGAACGTCTGGCGAGTCATTCGGGATGCGGCTCGATCGTGTGAACTGGGGCAATTACGATCTGGTCGTCATCGATGAATCCCACAACTTCCGGAACAACGATGTCTACAAGGACCGCGAAACCCGTTACCAACGTCTGATGAACCAGGTGATCAAGGCCGGGGTCAAGACCAAGGTCCTGATGTTGTCGGCGACGCCGGTTAACAATCGTTTCACAGATCTGAGAAACCAACTGGCGCTTGCCTATGAAGGGCATTCAGATGCCCTGAGCAAGAACCTGAAAACCAAGACCAGCGTGGAAGAGATATTTCGTCGCGCGCAGACTGCGTTTAACGTCTGGTCCAACTTACCCCCGGATCAAAGGACGCCAGCCTCCATCCTAAGGGCACTGGATTTCGATTTCTTCGAGCTGCTCGATGCGGTGACGATCGCGCGATCCCGCAAGCATATCGAAACCTTCTACGACACGGCGGACATCGGCAAGTTTCCAACGCGACTGAAGCCGTTGTCACATCATCTGCCGATCACGCACCGTGACGACGTCATCGGCTTCAATGAGATATTCGCCCAGCTGAGCGACCTGAAAATGGCCGTCTATGCACCGGTCAACTATATCCAGCCCAGTCGTTTGAAAAAATATGAAGACCTCTATGACACCAAGACGGAGGGCGGCAAAGGCACGCTGAAACAGGCTGACCGCGAGAAGAGCCTGCAAGCCTTGATGACGACCAACCTGCTCAAGCGGTTGGAAAGCTCTGTCCATGCATTCCGCAAGACCCTTGGCGCGCTGTCCGGCAATATCGGCCGGACGCTGGATGCCATTGCCCAGTTCGAGGCTTCCGGCGGTGCAGCGACGGTCGAGGATTTGGACATCGACCTGGAAGCTGTTGCGGACGAGGATGACGACTTCGCCGATTTCTCTGTAGGTAAGAAGATCAAGATTGATCTGGCAGATATGGACGTCACGGCCTGGAAGCAGGAGTTGTCGGTCGACAAGATCATCATCGATGGCCTGATTGCCGAGATGGAGAAGGTCACGCCCGAAGACGACGCGAAGCTTCAGCATCTAATTGCCGAGATCGCCGGAAAGATGGCCAACCCTCTGAACCCCGGCAACAGCAAGGTGGTCGTTTTCACCGCCTATGCCGATACCGCGAACTACCTGTTCGATCAGCTCGCGCCACATTTCGCCGATGCACAGAACATTCACAGCGGCATTGTCACCGGATCGGGCAATCCGCGAACCACGCTCAAGAAATACTATGACTTCCAATCCGTCCTGACGCTCTTTGCCCCCCGCGCCAAGGAGAAGGACAAGATCATGCCCGATGATCCGGCTGAGCTGGACATCCTGATCGGCACCGACTGCATATCCGAGGGACAGAACCTTCAGGATTGCGACTACCTGATCAACTATGACATCCACTGGAATCCTGTTCGCATCGTCCAGCGGTTCGGCCGGATCGACCGCATCGGCTCGCCCAACACCCAGATCCAGCTGTCCAACTACTGGCCCGACATCAGCCTGGACGAATACATCAACCTCAAGGAACGCGTCGAGAACCGGATGCATATCGTCGACATGGCGGGCACCGGCGAGGATAACGTGCTCACCTCCAAAAGCTCGGACGTCGCCTACCGCAAGGACCAACTTCAGCGCCTTCAGAACGAGGTGATCGAGCTTGAGGACGTGAAGACCGGCATTTCCATCACCGACCTGGGCCTGAACGACTTCCGGATGGACCTGCTCAACTACCTCAAGACCCATGATGACCTGCCGCGCATGCCGCATGGGTTGCACACGGTCATCCCGTCGGACCCCAAGCGCGGCCTGCACCCCGGCGTGATCTTCACGCTGCGCAACATCCATGACAGCGTGAACGTGGGCCAGCAGAACCGCCTGCATCCTTATTACCTGATCTATATCGGTCAGGACGGCCAGATCATCGCGGACCAGACACAGGTCAAACGCCTGCTTGATCTGATCCGGTCGGGCTGCAAGGGCGTCACACAGCCCATTCGCGACTTGTGCACAGCCTTCAACGCGGAAACGCAGGACGGGCGCAAGATGGGCACCTACTCAAACCTGCTCAACGACGCCATCCGCTCGATGATCGAGGTCAAGGAGGAACGTGACATCGACAGCCTGTTCTCGGGCGGGCATACCACGGCGCTGACCCAGACCATCGCGGGGCTGGAGGATTTCGAACTCATCGCCTTCATCGTGGTGCGCGACCCATGACGCTGTATCAATACCCGCCCCAAACTGCCTTGAAACGTGTGATCCCCAAGACCCGCATCTATGACGGGGCCGCCGCCAGCACGGCCCTGCGCGAGCGTTTCGTGCGCGAGGTGGATCAGATCACATGGGCGCACAAGCTCGCCCCCGAAACGCTGAACCTGCCCGCCACGCCTGCGGTGCCGGAAATTCAGGTGTTCCGTATTACGCTCAAGGGCGACGCGCTGCATGACGACATCCTGCGCGCCATGGATCGCGCCATTCCCTTCCCGCTGCTGTTCGAGCTGGTGGCGGGGGACCGCATCCAACCCGCCGCCGCCTATAAACGCCCGTCCGAGGCGGAGCGCGGCAAATGGGTGCTGTCCGATCCCTTGCGGGGGGAGTGGACCGCGCATGACGCCCCCCGCGCGCCCTTGCCGGTGGCGGTCAACCTGGGTGTGCTCTATGAGCGGATGCTGTCCGCGCTTATGCCGGTTGCGCCGGTGCCGGGCGAGGATGTGGAGAGCCGCCTTGCGCGACTGACGGCAATCAGGGCAAAAGAGCGTGAGATTGCGCAGCTTCAGTCGAAGTTGAAACGCGAAAGCCAGTTTAATATCAAAGTGACGCTGCACGGCCAATTGGCCGAGGCACAGGCGGCCATTGACCATATGAAAGACCCGGGAAAAACGGGCGGGGGAAACCATGAGTGACGAGATTGAAAAGCTGAAAATGCACAGCCCCGACCTGACCGCGCAGAATGTGGAGCGGATCGCTGCGCTGTTTCCGGGTTGTGTGACGGAAAGCACCGGCCCGGACGGGACGCTGCGCCGCGCGGTGGATTTTGACCTGCTGCGGCAGGAACTGTCGGACAGCATCGTGGAGGGCCCGCAAGAGCGGTATCATCTGGACTGGCCGGGCAAGCGGCAGGCGCTGGTCACGGCCAATGCGCCGATTGCCAAAACCCTGCGGCCTGTGCGGGCGGAGTCGGTGGAGTTCGACACCACCCGGAATTTGTTCATCGAGGGCGATAATCTAGAGGCGCTGAAACTGCTGCAAGAGACCTATTTGGGCAAGGTCAAGATGATCTATATCGACCCGCCCTATAATACGGGGAATGATTTTGTCTATGACGATGACTTTGCCGAAGGCACGGCAGAGTTTCTGGCCAAGTCAAATCAGGTGGATGAGGCAGGCAATCGGCTGGTGGCAAACCAGACTGCCAATGGTCGGTTTCATTCGGACTGGCTTTCAATGATTTATGCTCGATTGAAGCTTGCAAGAAACCTCTTGTCTGATGATGGAATGATCTTTGTTAGTATTGATGACAACGAACAAGGCAACCTGCGCGGACTCTGCGATGAAGTTTTTGGGCACGAAAATTTCGTTGAGTGCTTTGTATGGAAGAAAAGCTATGGAGGGGGGCCGAAAGAAAAATATGCTGTGACGCAGCACGAATACATACTCATGTATGCGCGTAGTATGGCAGATCTATCGCCTTTTGCGTTGCCTTATGATCCTAAGAAGGTTGAACGATATTATAGTGGTCGTGATGAGCACTTTGAGAAACGGGGGCCGTATCGTCTAAAGCCACTCGAAGCAACCAAGAGCATGGATGCAAGGCCAAATTTGGTCTACGAAATTCCGCTTGCTGATGGTGAAATCGTTCGGCCACAGCGACAATGGCTCTGGGGCCGTGATCGTGTATTGGAAGCATTAGAAAACAACCATGTGATTGTTGTGCGCAACAAGGATCGAGTGACGCTAAACTATAAGCAATATCTACGTGATGAGGATGGCGTCGAAAGGGGGGAGAAGCCATTCAGTGTAATTGATGGCATTTATACCCAGCATGGAACAGCTGATCTTTCAGCTCATTTCCCTGAGGCAGTTGTCGTTCAGTTCCCTAAACCAGTTGCCCTGATAAAGCAGTTTATCCAAATAGCACTTTCCAGTGACCCAAATGCAATTATTCTCGATTTCTTTGCAGGAAGTGCGACAACGGCTGAGGCTGTCTTCTCATTGCCAATTGAAGTGCAGAAGAACGTTCAGTTTATCCTTGTGCAAATACCAGAGGACGTTCCAGAAGGAGCACCGGCGCGCAAGGCAGGATTTCAACGGATTACAGATATCTCCAAAGAACGCATCCGCCGCGCGGGGGCAAAAATCCTCGAAGGGGAGTGTCACCCCGACTGGAACCGCGATGTGGGCTTTCGCGTGCTGAAAATCGACAGCTCGAACATGGCCGATGTCTATTACACCCCCGACGCCACCACTCAGGCCGACCTGCTGACCCGCGTGGACAACATCAAACCCGACCGCAGCCCCGAAGACCTGCTGTTTCAGGTGCTGCTGGACTGGGGCGTTGACCTGACCCTGCCCATCACCCGCGAGAGCGTCGCGGGCAAGACCGTCTTCACCGTCGCCGGCACCGCCCTGATCGCCTGTTTCGACAACGGCGTGGATGAAACCCTCGTCAAAACCCTCGCCACCCGCCATCCCCTGCGCGTGGTGTTCAAGGACACAGGCTTCAAGGACGACGCGACAAAGATCAACGTCAAACAGATCTTCAAATCCCTGTCGCCCGACACAGACGTCAAAGCCATCTGATGACCCCCGCCGAGCTGCGCCTCAAACTGACTGACCTGATCGCCACCTGGGAAAACGAGGTGGTCGAGTTCAAGGAGGCGTCCAATTCCTATTCCACAGGGGATATCGGGAAATACTTTTCGGCCCTCTCGAATGAGGCAAACCTGAAGGACGTCGACGCGGGCTGGCTTGTGTTCGGGGTGAATAACAAGAGCAGGACTGTCGTGGGGACGGATTACCGGCCGACCCCCGAGCATCTGCAAAGCCTCAAGCAGCAGATTGCCGATGGTGCAGACCCGACAACCACGTTCCGGCAAATTCATGAGGTGGATGTGGACGGCAAGCGGGTTGTCATGTTGGAGATCCCGCCCGCCCCAAGGGGTATTCCGATTGCGTGGCAGGGTCAGACCTATGCGCGGGCAGGTGAAAGCCTGAGCGCACTTGGCTTTGCGAAACAGGATGAAATCCGCAACCAGACCCTGCACGGCGATTGGAGCGCGCAGGTGGTGGACGGTGCCACGCTGGACGATCTGGACCCGCAAGCGGTGGAACGCGCGCGCAGTGACTTTGCCCTGAAGCATCAAAATCGGATTGACGCGGATGAGGTGCGCAGCTGGCCGGTGGCGACCCTGCTGGACCGCGCGAAGGTGACCCAACGCGGGCAGGTGACCCGCACGGCGCTGTTGCTGTTGGGGCGTGCAGAAAGCGCCTATCTGCTGTCCCCACATCCCGCCCAGATGACGTGGAAGCTGGTCGGACCGGAAACGGCCTATGAACATTTCGGCCCGCCATTCCTGCTGGCGACCTCGCAGCTGTATCAACGTATCCGCAATATCCAGTTGCGCCTGTTGCCCGATGACGAGCTGCTGCCGCATGAGGTGTCGAAATACGATCAGAAGGTCGTGCTGGAGGCGCTGCACAACTGCATCGCCCATCAGGATTACCGCCAGAACCAGCGGATCATCGTGACCGAGCGGCCGGATCGCTTGGTGTTGGAGAACGCAGGCCGGTTCTTTGAGGGCGCGCCAGAGGATTATGTGCGCGGTGACAAGACGCCAAGGGGATATCGCAACCCCTATCTGGTGCAGGCCATGGTCGAGCTGAACATGATCGACCAGATGGGTTACGGCATTCAGCGGATGTATGAAACGCAGCGGCGGCGTTACC is a window from the Phaeobacter porticola genome containing:
- a CDS encoding DUF4391 domain-containing protein translates to MTLYQYPPQTALKRVIPKTRIYDGAAASTALRERFVREVDQITWAHKLAPETLNLPATPAVPEIQVFRITLKGDALHDDILRAMDRAIPFPLLFELVAGDRIQPAAAYKRPSEAERGKWVLSDPLRGEWTAHDAPRAPLPVAVNLGVLYERMLSALMPVAPVPGEDVESRLARLTAIRAKEREIAQLQSKLKRESQFNIKVTLHGQLAEAQAAIDHMKDPGKTGGGNHE
- a CDS encoding RNA-binding domain-containing protein, coding for MTPAELRLKLTDLIATWENEVVEFKEASNSYSTGDIGKYFSALSNEANLKDVDAGWLVFGVNNKSRTVVGTDYRPTPEHLQSLKQQIADGADPTTTFRQIHEVDVDGKRVVMLEIPPAPRGIPIAWQGQTYARAGESLSALGFAKQDEIRNQTLHGDWSAQVVDGATLDDLDPQAVERARSDFALKHQNRIDADEVRSWPVATLLDRAKVTQRGQVTRTALLLLGRAESAYLLSPHPAQMTWKLVGPETAYEHFGPPFLLATSQLYQRIRNIQLRLLPDDELLPHEVSKYDQKVVLEALHNCIAHQDYRQNQRIIVTERPDRLVLENAGRFFEGAPEDYVRGDKTPRGYRNPYLVQAMVELNMIDQMGYGIQRMYETQRRRYLPMPDYEVAGDAVVMTVYGGVVDTAYTRVLMENGGLKLTDVLALDRVQKRLEVPDAAIQALKRKGLVEGRKPRFRVSAAVAAASSKKAEYIKTRAFDDQHYADMVVEFLRKFGSASRKDVDDLLWDKLSDALDDTQKRNKIGNLLSGLRRKDVIFNAGSKPAPQWKLCE
- a CDS encoding site-specific DNA-methyltransferase: MEFDTTRNLFIEGDNLEALKLLQETYLGKVKMIYIDPPYNTGNDFVYDDDFAEGTAEFLAKSNQVDEAGNRLVANQTANGRFHSDWLSMIYARLKLARNLLSDDGMIFVSIDDNEQGNLRGLCDEVFGHENFVECFVWKKSYGGGPKEKYAVTQHEYILMYARSMADLSPFALPYDPKKVERYYSGRDEHFEKRGPYRLKPLEATKSMDARPNLVYEIPLADGEIVRPQRQWLWGRDRVLEALENNHVIVVRNKDRVTLNYKQYLRDEDGVERGEKPFSVIDGIYTQHGTADLSAHFPEAVVVQFPKPVALIKQFIQIALSSDPNAIILDFFAGSATTAEAVFSLPIEVQKNVQFILVQIPEDVPEGAPARKAGFQRITDISKERIRRAGAKILEGECHPDWNRDVGFRVLKIDSSNMADVYYTPDATTQADLLTRVDNIKPDRSPEDLLFQVLLDWGVDLTLPITRESVAGKTVFTVAGTALIACFDNGVDETLVKTLATRHPLRVVFKDTGFKDDATKINVKQIFKSLSPDTDVKAI
- a CDS encoding helicase-related protein; its protein translation is MRIVDNTTTLLGDDLKSELSGASKFRVAAACFSIYAFDALKTELSELKEFEFIFTTPTFTPNGAIDRIKKEKREFFIPKGRAAETLSGSEFEIQLRNKMTQRAVARECADWIRKKARFKSNVTSAPMQQFGHVQRSETGAAYMPLSGFTAVDLGYQRGDAVSSYTQVMDEPQFAQTYLNLFDQIWNDEEKLRDVTAEVLEHIESVYQENPAERVYFMILFNLFSDFLSEIDEDVLPKDRTGYLESLVWQKLFNFQRDAAVGVINKLETYNGCILADSVGLGKTFTALAVVKYYELRNKDVLVLCPKKLADNWRNYNANLTTNIFAKDRFRYDVLCHTDLSRTSGESFGMRLDRVNWGNYDLVVIDESHNFRNNDVYKDRETRYQRLMNQVIKAGVKTKVLMLSATPVNNRFTDLRNQLALAYEGHSDALSKNLKTKTSVEEIFRRAQTAFNVWSNLPPDQRTPASILRALDFDFFELLDAVTIARSRKHIETFYDTADIGKFPTRLKPLSHHLPITHRDDVIGFNEIFAQLSDLKMAVYAPVNYIQPSRLKKYEDLYDTKTEGGKGTLKQADREKSLQALMTTNLLKRLESSVHAFRKTLGALSGNIGRTLDAIAQFEASGGAATVEDLDIDLEAVADEDDDFADFSVGKKIKIDLADMDVTAWKQELSVDKIIIDGLIAEMEKVTPEDDAKLQHLIAEIAGKMANPLNPGNSKVVVFTAYADTANYLFDQLAPHFADAQNIHSGIVTGSGNPRTTLKKYYDFQSVLTLFAPRAKEKDKIMPDDPAELDILIGTDCISEGQNLQDCDYLINYDIHWNPVRIVQRFGRIDRIGSPNTQIQLSNYWPDISLDEYINLKERVENRMHIVDMAGTGEDNVLTSKSSDVAYRKDQLQRLQNEVIELEDVKTGISITDLGLNDFRMDLLNYLKTHDDLPRMPHGLHTVIPSDPKRGLHPGVIFTLRNIHDSVNVGQQNRLHPYYLIYIGQDGQIIADQTQVKRLLDLIRSGCKGVTQPIRDLCTAFNAETQDGRKMGTYSNLLNDAIRSMIEVKEERDIDSLFSGGHTTALTQTIAGLEDFELIAFIVVRDP